A window of the Lactobacillus amylovorus DSM 20531 genome harbors these coding sequences:
- the frr gene encoding ribosome recycling factor, giving the protein MNNETIKKAQENMDKSIKVYQKKLASIRAGVANAALLDNVQVQYYGAPTPLTQMSSITIPEPRVLLITPYDQNSLDDIEHALLASNLGLTPANDGKVIRLVIPQLTGERREEIAKEVGKYAEEAKIAVRNVRRDAMNSLKREEKDGDITEDEQRNLEKQVQKVTDDAAKKIDQLADEKRKEITQG; this is encoded by the coding sequence ATGAACAACGAAACTATTAAAAAAGCACAAGAAAATATGGATAAATCTATTAAGGTTTATCAAAAGAAGTTAGCTTCAATTCGTGCTGGTGTTGCCAACGCAGCTTTACTTGATAATGTTCAAGTTCAATACTACGGTGCACCAACCCCATTGACTCAAATGTCAAGTATTACTATTCCAGAACCACGTGTTTTATTGATTACTCCATACGACCAAAACAGTTTGGATGACATTGAACATGCACTTTTAGCTTCAAACCTTGGTTTAACTCCTGCCAATGATGGTAAGGTTATTAGATTGGTAATTCCACAACTTACTGGTGAAAGAAGAGAAGAAATTGCCAAGGAAGTTGGTAAGTACGCTGAAGAAGCAAAGATTGCCGTTAGAAACGTTCGTCGTGATGCCATGAACTCTTTGAAGAGAGAAGAAAAAGATGGCGACATTACCGAAGATGAACAACGCAACTTAGAAAAGCAAGTTCAAAAGGTTACTGATGATGCAGCCAAGAAGATTGATCAACTTGCTGATGAAAAGCGTAAGGAAATTACTCAAGGTTAA
- the pyrH gene encoding UMP kinase has product MSQVKYNRIILKISGEALAGDKGTGINPTVIGHLAKEIKSVHDLGVEIGIVCGGGNMWRGETGAKLGMERAQADYMGMLATIMNGLALQDGLEKVGVPTRMQTSIEMRQIAEPYIRRRALRHLEKGRVVIFGGGTGNPYFSTDTTAALRAAEIGADVILMAKNGVDGVYSADPKVDPSATKFSELTQLDLISKNLKVMDRTASSLSMDTEIPLIVFNVNTPGNIKKVVLGENIGTVIRGNK; this is encoded by the coding sequence ATGAGTCAAGTTAAATATAATCGCATTATTTTAAAAATATCAGGTGAAGCCTTAGCCGGTGACAAAGGTACTGGAATTAATCCAACTGTTATTGGTCACTTAGCTAAAGAAATTAAGTCTGTTCATGACTTAGGCGTAGAAATTGGTATCGTCTGCGGTGGCGGTAACATGTGGCGTGGTGAAACTGGCGCTAAGTTAGGCATGGAACGTGCTCAAGCCGACTACATGGGTATGCTTGCTACTATTATGAATGGTTTAGCTTTACAAGATGGTCTTGAAAAAGTTGGTGTTCCTACTAGAATGCAAACTTCAATTGAAATGAGACAAATTGCTGAACCTTACATTAGAAGAAGAGCATTGCGTCACCTTGAAAAAGGCCGTGTTGTAATCTTTGGTGGTGGTACTGGTAATCCATACTTCTCAACAGATACTACCGCGGCTTTACGTGCTGCCGAAATTGGTGCTGATGTAATTTTGATGGCTAAAAATGGTGTGGATGGTGTTTACTCAGCCGATCCTAAGGTAGATCCTTCAGCAACTAAGTTCAGCGAATTAACTCAACTTGATTTGATTTCAAAGAACTTAAAGGTAATGGACAGAACTGCAAGTTCATTGTCAATGGATACCGAAATCCCATTAATTGTATTTAACGTTAACACACCAGGCAACATTAAGAAGGTTGTTTTGGGTGAAAATATTGGTACTGTAATTAGAGGTAATAAATAA